The segment AATATTTGGAGGTTCAGTATTATGACATCAGTATTACTGGAAATCACCTGCAGCGGTAACATATTAATAGGGACTGGAAATTACTAGTACAGCATGAAAATTCTGTTCAAAGAGCAGATCAGAACACTTTTGGCCTATCAGTTCCTGTTACTCTTATTTTCTTTAACTGTCTGTCCATTAAATAAACATTCAGAACGTATATATGTTAGCCATACACCTTTCGATCTCCTGAACCATACATCCAGTCTATATGTAGTTCTAAGTTGAGATTAACCTGGAGACATTTCATTTGACATGTTTAAGAAACCAGAAACAGAATTAGGTAATCTAATGCTATAGATCAAAAGCTTGAATCACTACTACAAACCATAATAGTAGGCTAAAATAGACAAGGACTTCAATTTAAGACACATCTAGCAGCAGACATTCTGGACACAGGACCAAATCACTGCACCTGTTGCCGGTCAAACAATGCTGCTAGATTCAACCCCTGGGATAGTGTAATCATCTCAAATGCATTCATTACAAGAGGACCACCCTCTTTAATTTCTGACCGCTCAGCCACATAACCTTCCTGCAAAATAGCATCATTTCCACGAGCAGTCAAAATGAAGTTTAAGAATAACAAAGCACCGTCTAAAAGGGTAATCAAACCTACTAAGTAACACCCATTAATATCTCATGTTGATGTCATGACATGCAGAGCTGTCATCTTACACTTGAGAATCGATTCCACTCAAACAAGAAAAACACGCataaatgaaacaaatataAGCAACAGCCAACCTCAATGTCATCAAAAACTGCACGAACATCATCCAAAttcacttcttcttcttcttctctgtgTTTGACAGGCAAATAGTTTTTCTGAAACCATGGATCTTGTCTAATCCCTTCAATCTGAATTCGCTGCATTACGAAAACGGTCCCAATTAAGGAAACATGCAGAGGAAGAAGAGTTTAATGTTCACTCAAGTTACCTCAATCCACTAATGCCCATGAcacttaaatttgattataatgaaatttatttatcaatgaaTCAACATGATAGCTAATataaaactggaaaaaaaaaataaaaggctgGAGACGACATAGTTCAAATTCTAAAATGATTTTTGACAAACACTGAACTAAACCAAGACAAAGTATATGAAAGTTTAGTGTTCTTATCTTTCATTCTTACACATTAGCTACGTCCGTGTGATAATATACAAAAAGTACTtgttctggtttttttttttttggggtaatgTCTTGTTCTGTTAATACCAGATAACCATTCCAAGAAGTCCTTAGTTTGTCTCAATTTCTTCGAGATACtccataacaataaaatttaatcacagAAAAGTAAAAACAGCAGTTACTGAAGGATAAGCAAACAACAGTCTTCTAGTACATTAGCCAGTACACTGAAGATCACCTTCTAAGCCAATTTAATGTGCAAATTCACAGTAACTATGAAGGCTTGACTTTTCTGATGTCATTTGCTTCTACAtgctcacttttttttttggttttttaaaatctattctTGGAATTTACTATCAAATTGAACAAGTTCTGTCTAGCCATATTATTGAACagtaaatcttttattatctgtGTAGTTAtgattattactaatattattttgataaaaagaaaatcatttgaACAAACTTTATTTACCAGGGCATTTGACTAATTAACTAATTCAAGTGGATCAATTTTACTGAAACATCAATCACCATATCCCTAAGTAGATCAGAGTTGACCACTTggaattgagaattttattgtCAATGAGAAAGTTACAACAAATTAGTTCATATGTATGCAGTACTAGGCACTTGATGTCCTTCCAACAGTAAAGCAAATATCTCAGGTGTAGCAGTATACAAACATTGAACATTCCTAAAATCAATGTGATGAAACAAAATACTCACAGTTTTGGGATTTGGATCAAGTATCTTATGGATCAATGACTTTGCCCCAGATGAAAACCAAAATGGGCAAGAATATTCTGCAGCATTTATCTACACATCAACCAAAAGAAGAGTTACTAGTTTCCCTATCATAATGAAGTGGTAGAAATAGGCTGTGTgatactaatttaaattaacaagGAAAGTTCAGTTTGCCTGCAGGGGTAACAAAAGAATCAACAGGAAATTTTGCAGTTTATGTCCCTCAACATTAATAGTAATAGGAAAAATGCATAATATCAGTGTGTGAATTAGATGCTTATATGACACAAAAGCTAAAACACGAAAGGGATTGTTAACAAATGCCCTTAAGGGCACATGATAAGGATACAAAAAGACAAAGCTTTATTGTTCCAATGCATGTGGGAAATATACCTTGTCATTTTGCAATCAAAGTACAATgttctaccaaaaaaaaaaatttctttgcaGCCTTAGCATATCCCTTAGGGCCCAATTTACCAACACCAACAATAGAGTGAGATACAACTTGGGCAAAACAAATGAGGAATCTAACAAATTTCCATTATGGGCACAAAAGAAGTGTTAATCACAGCTAAACAAAACAGGAAGTGGCATATATGAATGCACTTGTCACACTTAAAGGGGTGCCCAAAAGCTGTTTAATCCCTGCTGTAGAGTTATTTGGCAATCAATAGTTCATTCATATTTGTGAAAGCAAATTGATACCAGCTAACCTTATGGTATAAGGTTGGAAGGTCTGTCTCTTCAAATGGAAGATATCCAGCCATCAGAACAAACAGGATTACCCCACAAGACCACACATCAGCAGCAGCACCATCATAACCTTTGAGGCCAAGGACCTATCagcaattatttaatataagaaGTTCAAGATATAATTAAGCATATTACTATATTCAACTcagaaagaaattataaagaaacttattttatgtttaaaactaAATGAAGTAATTCCAAGTTTATGACTATCAACAAACAATGAAACCATAGGATTTCGCATATTTGTATTGGCATTCTACTACAAAATGGTTCAACAAGATATATTACTAAGAATAAGTAATCTATCACTATTATAAGAAGATCCTGAATGGCTGAATCTCGGCAATAGAAATCtagaaatctaaaatttaagatGACAGCATAGAAAACAAACACACTGAGCAAAAAAATTTTACACATGTACAAGACAGTCCATGGCTGCAGCAAAACATGACAAACTATATCACACTTACTACAAATATTGAGGTTTTTTTATGGAGACAGTACCTCAGGGGCAACATAATTTGGGGTTCCACAAGTTGTGTGAAGAAGTTCAACCCCCTGTTCATGATAATCAAACCATGAGAGACTAAGAGAGAGAGACACAAATTTCTCATTAAACAAAAACACAAGTGAAGcaacagtaaaaaaaataattataagcaAAACTCTTGGGCATGCAAAGGCAAGCAGAATGAAATCCTTCTTACTTGTTGAGGCAATGCACTCAATCCAAAGTCAGAAACCTTTAAATTTCCATAGGAATCAAGAAGAAGGTTTTCAGGCTATACATTAcaaggaagaaaaaattattagtcaTGAAAAAGGACCCAATCATATTGTCAATAAGTAACATTTTCTGAAAGGGATTCAGTGACAAATATCTGCCACTCTGTGCACCTTTAGGTCTCTGTGGTACACACCCTTACTGTGACAATGTGCAACTGCATCTATAAGCTGTTGAAAGTACTGCCTACAATCATTTTCAGAAAGTCTTCCTTGGTGAACCTGCACATCCAAATCCAATATAAAGAtggattatttttaaaagaaaaaagaaaaaataattgcaGTTTTCGAGAGATTATTACACCAGAGATGCAGCAGTCAAAtggaaacaaaaatagaaaaacagaTCTCAGCACTCTACATGCAGcaagaaaataataaacttaCAATTTTATCGAAAAGCTCTCCACCTGTCACAAACTcaagtataatatatatctttgtcCGGCTTGCCAAAACCTAGAATTCGTACAAGATGAGGGGAAAAATAAGAAGCATGTCAACAGTGACAAAGCTCCACCAAATAAAGATCAGAAAATTGATGAGGTAAGTCATGAGTTTTCAAGCATACCTCATGCAACCTGACTATGTTTGGGTGCCTGACAATCTTCATAATGGATATCTCTCTCTTAATCTGAAACTCaaccccaaaaaaaagaaaaaaagaaccaAATTATTGCTACAAAAAAGAtggaaaacaaatcaaaccaaaagcTATGTATTTCTTACATCATCGAACTTAAAGGCTTTGATTGAGCCAATAGCGAACATGAATGAGGGCCCAAAATAATTGACAATATACAAAGCAACATAAATGAATGTATCGACAGATTTTTTACTGCCTGTAAAGCTTAAACCTCtccattaaaaatttcattgcTACAGCATACATATCCTGCTAGCAGTATACAAGTTCCAATTAATATCTAAACtcaatttcaatattaaacAACTAGCCCATAAACACAGATGAGGTGAAAACCAATCTTTAAGCATAAGTTACCGATTTTACAACTAATATACGAGAATtatgaataaacaaaattaaattacttcAAAGTCCAACTTGGACAAGAGCACAAGATGATCAACTGAAAGAAATCACTAGACGGTTAATTGCATGATAATCCAATTAAAAAGAAGGAACAACTGAGTACCTGATCAACCATTCTATGCTTCAAAATAGCACTTTTAAACAAAACTTTCATGGCTACACTATCCCCTGTCTCTCTGTTCTGCGCAAACTTAACCTTGGCGAAAGTTCCTTCGCCAATTGTACGTCCAACTTCATACTTTCCCACCTTCCTTGTTCCTTTCAGCATGATTCCACCAAACTCACATTTCCCAAAAAACACCCCCAATTTCGCTCAACTTCTTCACTACCTTCACCACAAACTTTAAATTCTATCATAGCACAAACAATCAACAAACCAGATTCAAAACATATTTGACcacaaaaaatacataaaaattggaaaaaaaaaagttcacaATTAGGAAATAAAAGAAGACAACATGTCCATAAACGGTATGTGTGGTTGCGTAGAACAATAGGCGAAATTTTATATAGTTTAGCATTTCGTCGaatttctcagcaaccaaacattCGAATAGCATTTTCTATTTAGAGTTCTTACCAGCAAATTTGAGATAATACGGTTTGGTTTAAATTGATGGGAGAATTGAACTTTCCGTAGCTACAGGGAGTTTCGTCCGCTCCGGCCACTGGTAAGGTACCTGCCAGCCAAAAGCGAtcgaattttgtattttatttttaatttttgtacaGTAATGTTATAAATTTGCAGTGGTGTCAGGCAATTTATTCTAGGGATAAGGaatatttttcaacaaattttccCTCACTCGGAAAACCACAGTAccagtaaataaaaaattcaaatatgcaTTTATAAAGCATCTGTCATCCTAAGTTTTAGTcgagaatatttatttataaattttaaaattttaaaatttatattattttttattaaattttaaaattaaaaaaatttatatatcatccCTAAAGTTTGTTTCTTGCTCCAACCATCGTCATGCCAACTAACAACTGgagttttttattcattttccaAACCTGATTATAAATGACAATAAAAAACAGTCATCTTAACGTTATGAAGAAGAATGACGAAATGTCATTTTTAGTCATCTAGAAGACTTAACAAAGGATAATGAAATGTCGTCTTTTGTCGTTTAAATCTGAATGACGGAGGGTTATTCTTTGTCAGAGAAGACCTTTACTTCTTTTCAATTGTCAACCAGTTTCCTAAACCACTAGAGATGAAACttgaaaatggagaaaaagtaaattttttaaagtttaatcttgagataaatataaattttttaaactaaaggaggaaaaaaatataattttttaagttttagatttataaataaaataacgattttatctctacctttaattgaagatgtttttcaaattaaaacaatgggatgtttttgaatttttaaaattttaatatatcccttaataattaaaacatgaCAATTACACATTCAATTTAACTAattaagtaaaacaaaaaaggggtgtaataatataaaaaaaaacatgtggggtcataaataattaaaaaaagaggtatatataataataattttggaaACATAATAGACAACATAtctatttatctaatttaagtttaaaaaataatatttacacttttataatattatttataatttaataaatgtattatggtaatataaaaataaattggtggacaaaatattataaatatatttttgactATAAggtaaaaattaatctttttatacttaaataacTGAGAATTTGTTATGTTTGGTCTTTGCTAGAGCGTCTGTTTTATGTTTTGTGAATTGACGACTAAACTTGGATTTGGCGACGTGATAATGACGTGTCAAGGTAGGATTTCTGCATTGCTTTGTTTTCGTGAACCAGTTGTGGTGTTACattacaatataatattatataacttttagaaaaatatttatttaaaaggttaaaagaCCAGGTTATTGTGGTtccaaacttttatttattaaaatttataatttaaatttttatttataaatcaaatttattaaaaattttaattaaatataaaaataaaattattattttaataataatataaaaaatatataatttattatattctctttataatttaaaaaattaataatagtatttttgtctaaagttttttagttttaaaaagtctcattttctctctctaaaatctaaaatttttttcatcactTTTCTCACCATTTTCAAAGTCAATGATCTCCTCTTTTCATCTTAAACCGAtatcatcttcgtctcttcatTTCTTCGCTCATGAAACTTATTGACAACAAtgatttttatttggatttgacAAATCCAGATGAAACATCATTTGGATGACATATTCATCATTTAGAAGACACTCATCTTTTCGTCTGGTGGTTGGATATATGAAATTCATCTCTTCTCTTCATGGCTAAAGATTTGTAAATCATCTCTTCGTCATCCAAATGATGTAATCAAACTAAAACAATCATTTTGGTGTGACTTTCTCGATGACAACAGTTCAAACGAAGAGATGTAGTCAAAGCCGAAGAGAGGTGATGGTTGAAAGAAGGataatagattaaaatttaaaaaatataaaattctaaagctagagaaaaaatattattttttaaaacaaaaaaatgtgagattgagaataaattattaatttttaaaattaaaataaaaaagataaaattttaattttttttgttaaataatgtttttattcttttatttaacagtaatttttaataaaaattaaataataaaattaaaaaaaaatacataaaccttgagtgggagtaagtattttggcctattaaaaaattatatattcatactTGATTTAACAGGTACAATTGGACATTGATTTGATATTACAAGAAAATCAAGTCCCTCAATCTCTTAGTTACGTTTTTGTTCCTTCTCACAGCTTTAATGATAACGAGTTCTTGTATATAGAGAATTGAAAGCTGTACTgaaaccaatcaacaaaatacCCATCCTTTTGCAAGTTGATATGGTGACGAAAGTGGGATCCACAAATATCAAGAGTGTCTGCATCCGTCCATTTCGCATTATCATATACAGCCAATAAGTGATGCTAACGACTTCGATTCCACCATGCTTCAGGCTCACCGTTGACTAATCAAACCAATGGGCTTCACCATGATGTGCCTCTAATTTTCAATTCGCTCCTGCCGATCGCCGCCTACACCACCAAAGTTTAGCTCAGCCACCTAGATAAGCCCTACCACGATTTGCTCTaagcctttcttttttttttcagtgaaAACAATTTCTTGTTGACAAGAACCGACCGCGCTATAGCGAAATATCACGTGCTTTAGTTGAATCACAACCATTACAGTCCTGCAAGGATTTGATCACACCGTAATATTGAGGGGACCAGCTCACGTGATTGTTTTTATGTAGGCCTACTTCTCCTGGAAGGTCAACTGCGAAGCCAAAGGACCAGTTCTCACCCAAGGTTCAAACGCCCtcttatttttaagaatattcaGTTAGACCCCACAACTGCATTCTCCCTTTCAGTGCTCTCTCTTTCGTTGCCTTGCcccattttcttcttgtttccgATTACAAGTAGAAATCCAGTCTCCACTATTCAAATCCCCTGATCTACCGCAAGCATTCAAAACCTTGGCAAGGCTAAATGCATCAGGTCTCACACCCATCTCCAGCAACCTGCTAAACATGTCGATTACCTCCCTAAATTTCCCATCACTGATATGCCCACTAATAACTGCAGTCCAAGAAACAATGTTCTTTTCGGGAATATCATCAAACACTTTAAGTGCATCTTCCAAATAGCCGCTTTTTGCATAAAAACTTAGCAAACTGGTTTTAGCAAACACGTCATACTCAAGACCAGCTTTTACAATAAGCTTGTGAATCTTAACACCTAACTGGAAATCCAGTTGCCTGGCACATGCCTTCAAAATAGAAGGGAACGTGAAGTTATTGGGAAAGAATCTGTCCATGTGCATATAATTGTAAAACTCAATGGCTTGTTGGAAGCTCTCGTTAGAAACGAAACCTCGAATCATAGTATtccataaaaatatgttatgttCTTGGATTGTTTAAAGATGAGGTGGTTGTTGTCTGTATCGCTATAATGGAAGCTAGAGCGTGAGATAGGGTCGTTGGATTAGactttaacataaattaattaattttgtataatatgaattattacacaaaactaattaacGATTTGGCTCAACTGACCCATAACACTTATCTCTAACACTCCTGTTCAAATGTACTCCTCTAGATTGTTGGCTTCGCCGGCTAATAACAATTGTTCAAGTACAATCACCTATATTATTAGACTTGTCGTTTAGTTTGTGCTTTGATatcatatcaaaaatatatattatgtttacaaatataaaaattaaaacttatattacataaaactaattgacttatattaaaacttaatttataacACTTACATATCActctcttatgttttatttacGAAATACTTtagttaaaatatgttttttattaaatacatcattacttatatttaaaaaaactttactCTGTTAATCTGcgttttaatttgtgttttgatataatatcaataaatatatattatatttataaatataaaaattaaaatttatattaaaaaattattaactcaTACTAAGGTTCACTATAgaggataaaatttttattctcgAAGAAGCGCAAAGTGAAGAAGGAGCGCATGAGCCTGCTTGAGTTGTTTTAGAGAGTTTACACCTTGAAGGAGACGTTTCTTTATCGTCAGAACTGTTGAAAATAAGGGAGACGATGGGATCTTGAAGCTGTTCATGACCTGTTTcccatataaaatttaatttcaaaagatTTTTATCAAGTGGAGAAATCTGCcgttctttccttttttttccatttccttTATAAAATCCGGCGGTGGCAAAACAGAGAGAGGCGATGAACAGTAGGTGAGTGCGTGCGTATGCTGAAGGACCAGGAATAGAGGATCGGGTTGGGCTGTGGCCAGACCGGTGAAAAGGCTCTAAGTTGAGTAGTAGAAAGATGTATTTTTAGTTGTGGGGTTCTGATAATCTTCCAAAAGATAAGGGGTGGCTgaagtttgtataaatataaatataaaccctatatattaattaaataataattttattcttttcggTTGGCCGgtttttaattaactattaataaatttttaaaaaataataataaaactttgcCAATTATCTAAATATTGCGTGAGGAAAAAATCTTTTGACtcagattattattattaattttaaacgaaatttaaaataaatgatgtCAGATTTAATCCTTCCAaccaaatcaaacataataatacattattatttatatctatcaggcaattagataaataataaaattgtttatatttttaaatatataatttagtatataaattatatattattatatagtttaattataaattaaaaataaaataatatcaaatcatatactaatatattatatatatatatatattattaatcacCAACCCCTATAATaccattatatattatatatataatatataattaatattatatattatataatagatcatataatatataatattataatattatatataatattataatatattatatattatattaaaatataatattacagtCTTAGTGTATTATTTCATTTTggaagtattttttaaaaaaattttgtataatactataccctttaaaaattaaaataaaaaaattgacattgaCGTCAAGTGTCGGAATGCtaaccctttttaattttataaaagattaacGTATAAAGGGTTGGCTTGTAAGGACGTCAACCcgtcattttattttattttattttataatgggGTAGCAGGCCATGCCAAatcattgtatttttattttataaagagatGGACTATAAGTGTAAAAAAAGCCGtagtattatattttaatataatatataatatattttataaagagGTGAGTCATGCTTGTGAAAAAAGctacaatattatattttaatataatatataatatattataatattatatatcatatataatatataataatatagaaCAAATATTAGCGTCGTCAacctttatttttcaattaacttccgtcaacatttttttatttattttttaaataaatatcaatttttttaattaaatccttaaataataattttttactttttcagttaaattctattaaatggTCTTCTTTAATCGTTATTTCTTTCAGATTATAAAATAGATGTGATTAAGTTTTTATGGGTTATTCtttttttactcttattttaaaaaattcttaatctgaagaatttagtttttctttttttattttattttgaaagataagaaagaaaaaagaaaatctctctacataattttattactttaaagatgagaaaaatgagtgagaaaaaattacataaaaaaagagaagaaagagaaagaatctTTATAtgatagattaaaaaaaaaatattttaaaaaagttgatggctaatataatatatttatttaagttttaaaacgAGTGATATTTATGTACACACtaattaaaataagggtaaaagaTTCCATTTCCCACCAAATTAAAATGCTTCTACGAAGCGCTTCAACGCCGATGCTGAATTCACGGATACCGAACACGAAAGAATCGTCTTCACAGGAGCTAGAAACACTTCACCAAATACCCAGATTTAAATCCATCACATTATCAGCTCCGTCTCCAACTCCTAggttttctcataaaaaaaacgatgattcttttcaaattatgaCGAGAGCGCTCTCAGAGACCCATTTTCGGAGCTTTACTGTGCCGCCTTTGCCAAATAAGAGACTGTGCAATAAACTTATC is part of the Mangifera indica cultivar Alphonso chromosome 13, CATAS_Mindica_2.1, whole genome shotgun sequence genome and harbors:
- the LOC123194570 gene encoding CBL-interacting serine/threonine-protein kinase 24-like isoform X1, encoding MLKGTRKVGKYEVGRTIGEGTFAKVKFAQNRETGDSVAMKVLFKSAILKHRMVDQFQIKREISIMKIVRHPNIVRLHEVLASRTKIYIILEFVTGGELFDKIVHQGRLSENDCRQYFQQLIDAVAHCHSKGVYHRDLKPENLLLDSYGNLKVSDFGLSALPQQGVELLHTTCGTPNYVAPEVLGLKGYDGAAADVWSCGVILFVLMAGYLPFEETDLPTLYHKINAAEYSCPFWFSSGAKSLIHKILDPNPKTRIQIEGIRQDPWFQKNYLPVKHREEEEEVNLDDVRAVFDDIEEGYVAERSEIKEGGPLVMNAFEMITLSQGLNLAALFDRQQDYVKRQTRFVSRQPANVIISNIEAVAESLSLKVHSRNYKIRLEGVSARNVGQFAVVLEVFEVAPALFMVDVRKAAGETLEYHKFYKNLCSKLDNIIWKPEGSSLLRTKTC
- the LOC123194570 gene encoding CBL-interacting serine/threonine-protein kinase 24-like isoform X2, producing MLKGTRKVGKYEVGRTIGEGTFAKVKFAQNRETGDSVAMKVLFKSAILKHRMVDQIKREISIMKIVRHPNIVRLHEVLASRTKIYIILEFVTGGELFDKIVHQGRLSENDCRQYFQQLIDAVAHCHSKGVYHRDLKPENLLLDSYGNLKVSDFGLSALPQQGVELLHTTCGTPNYVAPEVLGLKGYDGAAADVWSCGVILFVLMAGYLPFEETDLPTLYHKINAAEYSCPFWFSSGAKSLIHKILDPNPKTRIQIEGIRQDPWFQKNYLPVKHREEEEEVNLDDVRAVFDDIEEGYVAERSEIKEGGPLVMNAFEMITLSQGLNLAALFDRQQDYVKRQTRFVSRQPANVIISNIEAVAESLSLKVHSRNYKIRLEGVSARNVGQFAVVLEVFEVAPALFMVDVRKAAGETLEYHKFYKNLCSKLDNIIWKPEGSSLLRTKTC